A window of the Henckelia pumila isolate YLH828 chromosome 3, ASM3356847v2, whole genome shotgun sequence genome harbors these coding sequences:
- the LOC140887523 gene encoding putative disease resistance RPP13-like protein 1 produces the protein MAYSLFVSGFPSGFGSAFFQFALERLASFGSYAWNEVKLIWGVEDELKKLQKTMLRVQEMVDHVQPFSLMGGSEAWKRCLADTKLCSYDTDAIVDYIYLHIPISVTVRPGELRKKILSPYDLKLPHDINVLQNKLEYLETEINRLLMNEKMKSSLMSPLIDGLFSASSMVDERIVVGRATDKQSCLDLLKLEPVIGNFSVISLVGMAGIGKTTLAQLVYGDKTVDDIFKKKMWVSVSMKFDVIRIMQSIIGELTGIRCTDSDLNSVQVQLQAAIKGFKFLLVLDDYWSEKHDEWDALSSPLEFGSQGSKVIVTTRIAKVSDVIKSFETYNLKHLSEDECWDMMKRRMMERRIPIKELEILEPIGIEIAKKCKGLPLAAKTLASLLSNPEFKANEWHCILKGKLWDLPQDNNDLLPTLMLSYIHLSPQLQKCFAYCSLFPKDHEFEVEELVLLWMAEGFIQPIEGWRLEDVGQQYFSNLCSRSFFQVSNLTKPSRYKMHDLIHDMAQLVSTDICFQVMNMSDRYPLFVDTCHLSILLDSMKIHLEASQKNERLRTFLMINKIRAQEGQLNMKLFTYLQSLRVLDLSRIGLTELTNSIDRLKCLRYLNLSENQIPKLPRSVCNLVALQTLKLKNCEEIHELPDDTKNLSSLRHLDLDKGQLSRMPPDFGRLTNLQSLSAFIVGTKKENGIAQIRDMNLLRGSFCIKNINRVTVVKDADEAELYKKSFLEKLELQWVSSSSYVQPNRQSHHGVVLSCLKPHEDLKELVIDNYCGKIYPDWLCEQNRKLTSIHLQGLKYCERLPPLGQLLYLKSFHISDMPLLGSINDEFYGTANGVKFPSLESFEVRSMSGLTSWKCTDTSTAMPLLSNFNVHDCPNLTTIPANLRGHPGSSISDCANL, from the coding sequence ATGGCTTATTCGTTATTCGTATCAGGCTTCCCAAGCGGGTTTGGATCCGCTTTCTTTCAATTTGCATTGGAGAGATTGGCTTCATTCGGATCCTATGCTTGGAATGAAGTAAAACTTATATGGGGTGTTGAAGATGAGCTCAAAAAGTTGCAGAAAACCATGTTGAGAGTCCAAGAAATGGTGGATCATGTTCAGCCGTTTAGTTTAATGGGAGGAAGCGAAGCCTGGAAAAGATGTCTTGCAGATACGAAACTTTGTTCTTATGACACCGACGCAATTGTGGATTATATCTACTTGCACATCCCCATCTCCGTCACCGTCCGACCGGGTGAGTTACGGAAGAAGATTCTTTCACCTTATGACTTAAAATTGCCTCATGATATCAATGTGTTGCAAAACAAGTTGGAATATCTTGAGACAGAAATAAATCGTCTACTTATgaatgaaaagatgaaaagtagTTTAATGTCACCACTTATTGATGGATTATTTTCTGCTAGTTCGATGGTAGATGAAAGAATTGTTGTTGGGAGGGCAACTGACAAACAAAGTTGTCTTGATCTGTTAAAGCTTGAACCAGTAATCGGTAATTTCTCAGTAATATCATTAGTGGGGATGGCGGGAATCGGTAAGACAACCCTCGCACAACTGGTTTATGGTGACAAAACAGTGGATGacatttttaaaaagaaaatgtGGGTGTCTGTATCAATGAAATTCGATGTGATTAGGATTATGCAATCCATTATTGGAGAATTGACAGGGATTAGGTGCACGGACTCGGACTTGAATTCTGTTCAAGTCCAACTTCAAGCTGCAATCAAGGGGTTCAAATTTTTGTTGGTTCTTGATGATTACTGGAGTGAAAAGCATGATGAATGGGATGCACTTTCTTCGCCCTTAGAATTTGGATCCCAAGGAAGCAAAGTTATTGTCACCACAAGAATTGCTAAAGTTTCAGATGTTATCAAATCATTTGAAACGTATAATCTCAAGCATTTATCAGAAGATGAGTGTTGGGATATGATGAAACGAAGAATGATGGAACGAAGAATTCCCATTAAGGAACTAGAGATATTGGAACCTATAGGGATAGAGATTGCAAAGAAATGCAAAGGTTTACCACTGGCAGCCAAGACACTTGCAAGTTTATTGTCGAATCCTGAATTCAAAGCTAACGAGTGGCATTGTATATTGAAGGGTAAGTTGTGGGACTTGCCACAAGATAACAATGATCTACTTCCCACTTTGATGCTTAGCTATATTCATCTTTCGCCACAGCTGCAAAAGTGTTTTGCTTATTGTTCTTTATTTCCTAAAGATCATGAGTTTGAAGTTGAGGAGCTTGTCCTTTTATGGATGGCTGAGGGCTTCATTCAACCCATAGAAGGATGGAGATTGGAAGACGTGGGACAACAATATTTCTCTAATCTATGCTCGAGGTCCTTTTTCCAAGTTTCAAATTTAACGAAACCGAGTAGATACAAAATGCATGACCTGATTCATGATATGGCACAACTGGTTTCTACTGATATTTGCTTCCAGGTGATGAATATGTCAGATCGTTATCCCTTATTTGTGGATACATGTCATTTATCGATACTTCTCGATAGTATGAAAATACATCTCGAGGCCTCACAGAAAAATGAAAGGCTGCGAACATTCTTGATGATTAATAAGATCAGAGCCCAGGAAGGGCAACTAAATATGAAGTTGTTTACATATTTGCAATCTTTGCGCGTGTTGGATCTGAGTCGAATTGGTCTTACTGAACTCACCAATTCCATTGATCGCTTGAAATGTCTTCGCTACCTTAACCTCTCTGAAAACCAAATCCCAAAGCTACCCAGATCCGTATGTAATCTTGTGGCCTTACAAACACTAAAGCTAAAAAATTGCGAGGAAATTCATGAATTGCCTGATGACACAAAGAATCTCTCCAGCTTAAGACATTTAGATTTGGATAAAGGTCAACTTTCCAGGATGCCACCAGATTTTGGAAGGTTAACCAATCTGCAGTCTCTTTCTGCATTCATTGTCGGAACCAAAAAAGAAAACGGTATCGCACAAATTCGTGATATGAATTTACTCAGAGGATCATTTTGCATAAAAAACATTAATCGGGTCACAGTGGTTAAAGATGCAGACGAGGCCGAGTTATACAAGAAGTCATTCCTGGAAAAGCTCGAACTACAGTGGGTATCGTCAAGCAGTTATGTCCAGCCTAACCGTCAAAGTCATCATGGCGTTGTTCTTTCATGTCTAAAGCCTCATGAAGATTTAAAAGAGCTAGTCATAGATAACTATTGTGGGAAAATTTATCCTGATTGGCTATGTGAGCAAAATCGAAAGCTTACGAGCATTCACTTGCAAGGGCTCAAGTATTGTGAAAGGCTTCCACCTCTTGGACAGCTCCTTTACCTAAAATCTTTCCatatatcagatatgcctcttTTGGGATCAATCAATGATGAATTTTATGGTACAGCAAATGGAGTGAAATTCCCTTCGCTGGAGTCGTTTGAAGTACGAAGTATGAGTGGATTGACTAGTTGGAAATGCACAGATACCTCTACTGCCATGCCTCTCCTTAGTAATTTCAACGTTCATGATTGCCCGAATTTGACAACTATACCAGCAAACTTGAGAGGTCATCCTGGTTCAAGTATCAGCGACTGCGCAAATCTCTAG
- the LOC140886537 gene encoding uncharacterized protein has product MAYAALVSLELSLNQIMLYPDQHSVHHDLRTQIQSFLPKLEYLQEFLESSSRKTDEETCSLITRIRDAAYEAQDTVDLYCYEKEMAIIGRVVDPDYMDLQNIIQEIDAIKSDIREHIGSTTEEVTNIEYRSFFPDDLQLLKSFRAAGSSKRASKNMVVGFEDHITRIMDELMGQRSALSVVPILGIGGIGKTTLASEIYNSPSIMLQFDFRAWVVISRSYTKRNMLLHILDSMEMLSDEMHGEDENKLTGHLYQALKGKRYLITMDDVWDISVWDEMKMVLFPNDDNGSRILLTTRLADVADYVSSWSYCHHLVCLSEEQSWSLLCSKVFGDEKYCPLELEQIGRKISQRCQGLPLSLVVMGGLLSRIDETEEAWLDVVHNHNVISTSDDDLESSSLRILKLSYDYLPQWLKPCFLYMAHFKEDEEISVSRLIKLWVAEGFLKQDENQNPEAVAEKCLKELVDRNMIIISKQKFEGKIKTCRIHDLLLDLCIREADKEKFLCVMTPTSEKTPHNHLRLSIHSRTPDLIFPDPRSSFSLVRSLLYTGISTDHLSSSVFLKFKLLRVLDALKVAFPNFPDELLDLVNLRYISFTCPRHIPPSISNLGNLQTLIIHKQNWEVEIWNMTHLRHVEFENASLPCPAIGGSTQVLTNLRTLSGIRNLRFTEEVVARIKYIERLEICYDDKKGWSFCELRNLVNLHQLRALKIYFHSLSKIKKREFRLPPSLKELSLRGFDFGRWLDSSTFGYLPPDLEILKLKSCAMAELKSGERFRGLKLLLLQNLNLRRWTFYGANLFPCLERLIVRDCDDLIEIPPPIGKISTLNMIECDKGALASADRIQEMQHARGNHHFQLILHNAKTRRRRSFIIYHIKESIERIRTIVKRNEVFRGKKRKEAKRSSEDLGSAITSIDETKQRKIPRLAPLVIDSGGIHKSCMVGFHEGFSQIKNWLTESKTNDQLQVMTIVGMAGTGKTTLARNLFDPADLDHKFRIYVWISVSRTSNVQKVMILDSMRLQEDELDHKSIEQLTDILNKRLKGEKYLIVLDDVWDIQLWHDIKRSFPDDNTRSRIIVTTRLREMDLGVGSSEVHHMVPLPPEMSQTLFCTKVFGNEKCPQDLEHAAKHILGKCRGLPLAIVVIGGLLSKVSRSKVDWQLILENMNSTITSKEHLKGIMSFGYNYLPLYLRACFRSMIHSQEDHELSVPRLVRLWIDEGLVDETCAKSPEEVAGEFLKDLMDRSFIIVCKQSKEAGEVETCGIPSIWQEYFVANDPDILPVLLSKSEQSTTNEEGMEDPPRSYNEGVSIEEGQKGDHDEENKISMDMLFNNIYTKDCIRYCSLFPTTFEFTKDVLASLWIAQGWKIAGNDAFIEEACIRCFDILLNVKYIVPTGYDPYGDQIKYKVGEEMHAFLQDHLIRPQFSKQLDGHYIEDSKPEHLSLSFMEIGQIDFEITKKLSRLQTLMIHGCYGFEHLPFDLFLELKSLRTLSLSHTDVVELPSSIECSQELRYLDMSETPIRWLPESMCNLSNLQTLKLDNCLGLVRLPKRMKQLINLRHLILDVARQLQSMPECIGYLSELRTLRAFLVGVDDGCCIDELKHMNKLSGSLRILKLENIKTPEQAADASLSCKQDLKKIELQWSDLQDKINPIEEEILTCLEPPLGIQELKILYYSGGNLPNWISKPSFSEMVSITLHKCRYCSNLPSLGLLPSLKHLSIIGMNEVLEINSLFCGEQGNDQNQPSFPALQNLSFCSMSKLEKWTEMRTGDFPRLMNLTIESCPKINCLPSLTHLNSLMHMVISYCPKLSCLSDGILPSTLESLMIKDCPKLKERCSVDGGEDWPKIAHVPVFYIDDMKIHTK; this is encoded by the exons AGTCTTTTCGTGCAGCTGGTTCATCCAAACGTGCTTCCAAGAATATGGTGGTGGGATTTGAAGATCATATCACACGCATCATGGACGAGCTTATGGGGCAACGGTCTGCTCTCAGTGTTGTCCCAATCTTAGGTATTGGAGGTATTGGTAAGACCACTCTCGCCTCAGAAATTTACAACAGTCCATCGATTATGCTTCAATTTGATTTTCGTGCATGGGTCGTTATATCTCGGTCATATACTAAACGAAATATGCTGTTACATATCCTGGATTCCATGGAAATGTTGAGTGATGAGATGCACGGAGAGGACGAGAACAAGTTAACAGGACATTTGTACCAAGCTCTAAAGGGAAAGAGGTATCTCATCACAATGGATGATGTATGGGATATCTCTGTTTGGGATGAAATGAAAATGGTATTATTCCCAAATGATGATAACGGAAGCCGAATCCTGCTTACAACTAGGCTAGCAGATGTGGCGGATTATGTGAGCTCTTGGAGCTATTGCCATCATTTGGTTTGCTTAAGTGAAGAACAGAGTTGGAGTCTACTTTGTTCTAAGGTTTTCGGGGACGAGAAATATTGCCCTCTTGAATTAGAACAAATTGGGAGGAAGATTTCACAAAGATGTCAAGGACTTCCCCTTTCACTAGTGGTGATGGGTGGATTACTCTCTCGGATAGACGAGACAGAAGAGGCCTGGCTGGATGTTGTACACAATCACAATGTAATTTCAACTTCAGATGATGATCTTGAATCATCAAGCTTAAGGATATTAAAGTTGAGTTACGATTACTTGCCTCAATGGTTGAAGCCGTGCTTTCTCTATATGGCACATTTTAAGGAAGATGAGGAGATTTCAGTTTCCAGGCTAATCAAGTTATGGGTAGCTGAGGGGTTTCTAAAACAAGATGAGAACCAAAACCCAGAAGCCGTAGCGGAGAAGTGTTTGAAGGAACTTGTTGACCGAAACATGATTATCATCTCAAAGCAGAAGTTTGAAGGAAAaatcaaaacctgtagaatccaCGATCTCTTGCTCGATTTATGCATAAGAGAAGCAGATAAAGAGAAGTTTCTGTGTGTGATGACTCCAACGTCTGAAAAAACTCCACACAATCATCTTCGTTTGAGCATTCACTCGAGGACTCCAGATCTTATTTTTCCTGATCCAAGATCCTCGTTTTCATTAGTACGTTCCCTCTTATATACGGGAATTAGTACAGATCATCTTTCCTCAAGTGTGTTTCTAAAATTCAAACTACTCAGAGTGCTTGATGCTCTCAAAGTAGCATTTCCCAACTTTCCAGATGAACTCTTGGATCTTGTAAATCTACGATACATTTCCTTCACATGCCCACGACATATTCCTCCTTCGATATCCAATCTTGGAAATCTTCAAACTTTAATAATTCATAAACAGAACTGGGAAGTAGAAATCTGGAATATGACTCACTTAAGGCATGTCGAGTTTGAAAATGCTTCCTTGCCTTGTCCCGCCATTGGTGGGAGCACTCAGGTTCTTACGAACCTACGCACTCTCTCTGGGATAAGAAATCTCAGATTCACGGAGGAAGTGGTGGCAAGAATCAAATATATTGAAAGACTCGAAATTTGTTATGATGATAAAAAAGGATGGTCGTTCTGCGAGCTTCGGAATCTTGTCAATCTACATCAACTCAGAGCATTGAAAATCTACTTCCATTCTTTGAGTAAGATAAAAAAGCGGGAATTCCGGTTGCCACCTTCACTTAAAGAGTTGAGTCTACGTGGATTTGATTTTGGAAGGTGGTTGGACTCTTCAACTTTTGGTTATTTGCCACCGGATCTTGAAATTCTCAAACTGAAGTCGTGCGCTATGGCCGAGTTGAAATCAGGGGAAAGGTTCCGAGGACTTAAACTCTTGCTGCTTCAAAATTTAAACTTGAGGCGCTGGACATTTTACGGAGCGAACCTCTTTCCTTGCTTAGAGCGACTCATCGTAAGAGATTGTGACGATTTAATTGAGATCCCACCTCCAATTGGAAAAATTTCAACACTTAATATGATTGAATGTGATAAGGGAGCGTTGGCTTCAGCAGATAGAATACAGGAAATGCAACATGCTAGGGGAAACCACCATTTTCAACTCATCCTTCACAATGCAAAG ACTCGGCGACGACGTTCTTTCATCATCTATCATATCAAGGAAAGTATTGAGCGAATAAGAACAATAGTGAAAAGAAACGAGGTCTTTcgaggaaaaaaaagaaaagaagcgAAAAGGAGTTCAGAGGATTTGGGTTCGGCCATTACATCTATCGACGAAACGAAGCAACGGAAAATACCCAGACTGGCTCCTTTGGTTATCGACTCTGGTGGGATTCACAAAAGTTGTATGGTTGGATTCCATGAAGGCTTTTCACAAATCAAGAACTGGCTAACTGAATCAAAAACAAATGATCAACTCCAAGTCATGACCATTGTGGGGATGGCTGGAACAGGCAAGACTACTCTCGCAAGAAATTTGTTTGACCCCGCAGATCTTGATCATAAATTCCGAATTTATGTTTGGATATCAGTATCTCGAACCAGCAACGTGCAAAAAGTGATGATTTTAGATTCCATGAGACTCCAGGAAGATGAACTGGACCACAAAAGCATCGAGCAATTAACAGATATTCTGAATAAAAGGTTGAAGGGTGAGAAGTACCTCATTGTATTGGATGATGTGTGGGATATCCAGCTCTGGCACGACATCAAAAGATCATTTCCCGATGACAACACAAGGAGCCGGATCATTGTGACGACTAGGCTGAGAGAGATGGATCTTGGAGTCGGGTCTTCCGAGGTTCATCACATGGTGCCTCTTCCTCCCGAAATGAGCCAGACTCTGTTTTGTACTAAGGTGTTTGGCAATGAAAAATGCCCTCAGGATCTTGAGCATGCTGCAAAGCATATTTTAGGGAAATGTAGAGGGCTGCCCCTTGCAATTGTTGTGATTGGTGGCCTCCTCTCCAAAGTTAGCAGGTCAAAAGTTGACTGGCAGCTTATCTTGGAGAATATGAACTCCACAATAACATCCAAGGAACATCTGAAGGGGATTATGTCCTTCGGCTATAACTACTTGCCACTTTATTTGAGAGCGTGCTTTCGTTCCATGATACACTCGCAAGAAGATCATGAACTCTCTGTCCCCCGACTCGTCAGGCTTTGGATTGATGAGGGGCTGGTGGATGAAACATGTGCTAAAAGTCCAGAAGAGGTGGCTGGGGAGTTTTTGAAAGATCTAATGGACAGAAGTTTTATTATCGTTTGCAAGCAAAGCAAAGAGGCCGGAGAGGTTGAAACGTGCGGCATCCCTAGTATCTGGCAGGAGTACTTCGTGGCTAATGACCCAGATATTCTTCCG GTTTTACTCTCAAAATCAGAGCAAAGCACCACAAATGAAGAGGGCATGGAGGATCCTCCAAGAAGCTATAACGAAGGTGTTTCCATTGAGGAAGGACAAAAAGGGGACCATGACGAAGAAAACAAAATATCAATGGACATGTTGTTTAACAACATATACACCAAGGACTGTATTAGATATTGCTCATTATTTCCAACCACATTCGAGTTCACTAAGGACGTTCTAGCTTCGCTGTGGATAGCCCAAGGGTGGAAAATAGCAGGAAACGATGCATTCATCGAGGAAGCGTGCATTCGGTGCTTTGATATATTGTTGAATGTCAAATACATTGTTCCCACGGGGTATGATCCTTATGGTGATCAGATAAAATACAAGGTTGGTGAAGAAATGCATGCATTCCTTCAAGATCATCTCATACGACCTCAGTTTTCAAAACAATTGGATGGTCATTACATCGAGGACTCCAAACCTGAACATTTGTCCTTGTCCTTTATGGAGATTGGCCAAATCGATTTTGAGATCACAAAAAAGTTGAGTCGTCTACAGACTCTCATGATTCATGGTTGTTACGGTTTTGAACACTTACCCTTTGATCTGTTTCTGGAGCTGAAGTCATTGAGGACCTTAAGTCTAAGTCATACTGATGTGGTGGAATTGCCAAGTTCTATTGAATGTTCACAGGAGTTGCGATATCTTGATATGTCTGAGACACCCATTAGATGGTTGCCCGAGTCGATGTGCAATCTCAGCAATTTGCAGACTTTAAAACTGGACAATTGTTTAGGCCTCGTTCGACTGCCTAAACGCATGAAACAGTTGATCAACCTGCGTCATTTGATTCTAGACGTCGCTCGCCAGTTGCAATCAATGCCAGAATGTATCGGATATTTGTCAGAGTTGCGCACTTTAAGGGCATTTTTGGTTGGTGTAGATGATGGTTGTTGCATAGATGAGTTAAAACACATGAATAAATTAAGTGGATCACTTCGGATTTTGAAACTTGAAAACATTAAAACCCCCGAGCAGGCTGCAGATGCTTCTCTTAGCTGCAAACAGGACCTCAAAAAGATAGAATTGCAGTGGAGTGATTTACAAGATAAGATTAATCCAATTGAAGAGGAAATACTAACATGTCTTGAGCCACCTTTGGGTATTCAGGAGCTCAAAATACTCTATTACAGCGGCGGAAACCTTCCGAATTGGATAAGCAAGCCATCTTTCAGTGAAATGGTTAGTATAACTCTCCACAAGTGTAGATATTGCAGCAACCTTCCATCTCTCGGACTATTGCCATCTTTGAAGCATCTCAGTATCATTGGAATGAATGAGGTGCTAGAAATCAACAGCCTCTTTTGTGGGGAACAAGGTAATGATCAGAATCAACCGTCGTTTCCTGCGCTCCAGAATCTGTCATTTTGTTCCATGTCAAAATTGGAAAAATGGACGGAAATGAGAACGGGCGACTTTCCTCGTCTCATGAACCTCACCATTGAGTCTTGTCCCAAAATCAACTGTCTTCCTAGTCTCACACATTTGAACTCTCTGATGCATATGGTAATAAGCTACTGCCCCAAGCTATCGTGTTTATCTGATGGTATATTGCCGTCCACACTTGAATCTTTGATGATTAAAGATTGTCCGAAGTTAAAAGAACGATGCAGTGTTGATGGAGGTGAAGATTGGCCCAAGATAGCTCACGTGCCTGTTTTTTATATCGACGACATGAAGATTCATACAAAATAG